The following are from one region of the Nicotiana tabacum cultivar K326 chromosome 3, ASM71507v2, whole genome shotgun sequence genome:
- the LOC107828251 gene encoding uncharacterized protein LOC107828251, with translation MAQNMSDPSSFTIPCTIGSYAFAKALCHLGASINLMPLAVYTKLGIGRARTTSMLLQLADRTVKRPTGILDDVLVQVGKFVFPADFVILDCQVDEEISISLGRPFLATGRALINCETGELKMRLNDEEVIFNVQQSMRRPSKYANCSLVEAVDVILQEDDVTLTAKDPFEASLTNLEEMDGEGLAEWVMALEG, from the coding sequence ATGGCTCAAAATATGTCCGACCCAAGTAGCTTCACTATTCCATGCACGATTGGGAGTTACGCCTTTGCAAAggcattatgtcatttgggagccagcataaatttgatgcctctAGCTGTATACACCAAACTgggcattggcagagctagaACGACTTCGATGTTGCTACAACTAGCTGACCGCACGGTAAAAAGGCCTACTGGGattcttgatgatgtgttggtgcaagtgGGGAAGTTCGTGTTCCCTGCAGActttgttattctagattgtcaggTAGATGAGGAGATATCTATCAGTTTAGGTAGGCCATTTTTGGCCACTGGGAGAGCCCTAATCAATTGTGAGACTGGGGAATTAAAAATGAGACTGAACGATGAAGAAGTCATATTCAATGTTCAACAATCTATGAGGAGACCCAGTAAATATGCTAATTGCTCTCTAGTGGAGGCAGTGGATGTGATCCTGCAAGAAGATGATGTGACCCTGACTGCTAAAGATCCATTTGAGGCAAGTCTGAcaaatttagaagaaatggatggtgaaGGGTTGGCTGAGTGGGTCATGGCACTTGAAGGCTAA